CCTACAGGCAGTGAGGAACACAGGATTTATGGGACACTGATAGCATAATAGAAGCATATCAAACATAAATAAGCCCATCCAGATTTCCAAATTCTTGTGACCTGACCAATTTTAATTCTGCAGTTCTCTCTAGTGAGTGATCCCAAACTAAATTCATGATCATCCGCATCATCCATTTCACAGAATATCTGGGTAACCCCTGCACACATCATCCCACTTGCCTTGAAGCAGTCGTCATGCACTAGGATGATGGTCTCAAAGGCGGCTCCCTGTTTGTAGGGCATCTTGTGGAGAGTCTCTTCCCTGCCCCAGCTCTCTTGCAGCAGGGAGTTACACACGATGCAGGGAGCGCCCTTAAAGCGAGGGTTGAAGTGGAGGGCGATGTCTGCCCGTGGCCTCGTGCTACAGCCACAGGACAGGTCCATCTGGAACCTGACCAGAGTCCAGCATGAAGCATGTTCACCACATATGGGTTCATTAGacttatacacatacacatctaAAGTTATAtttcatgccacacacacacacagaccatcatATTCATAATATCACCATGGTGTACCTGTCAGCATCAAAGGGAACAGTGCCCTGAACGATGACTATCTCTCCGGGGTGCAGTCCTCCAGGTATAGTGCCAGTGAATGGGACCACCTGGGGGAAGAGCATAATTGAATTTAAGGTATTCGTTAATTGAATGGCATTGTGGGAAAATAGCCATTGCCATAGCCAAAAACGATTCATGCAATGCACAGAGTTTTGTGCTTTTTTTTCTAATATTATATACTGTCTTGATGTGTGAATTCTCCTCGTATAGAATTGTCATCTCAGGTGGTAGGGGCTGTATACGTGAATAACGGATATGGATATGACTACCCTGTATCTATTATTCATAAACACATAGTGCGGAGTAAAGCACATAGAtataacagaatgaaatggagaCGACGAATGCATGCGCATTCGTAAATTGTAttttctctatgtgtgtgtgtgtaggctatagCCAAATAGGCACATTAAACAATAGCATGTTATTCGAATTCAAAACAGACTCACTTTATTTTGAGCTCTACATGTCAGCAGAAAATGGTACGAGCGATATAAGTATCGTAATAGCAATGGTAAAGGCTCTTACCGGATTTAGGACAGTGTGTTTCGCATTTGCCACAGACATTTTTGGCCTACTACGCAATATTACACCATCAAACTGTAATGCCCACAAGCGTCGAATAATTTGGAAACAGAATGTAATATAAATTGGCCCTTGGTTTATATTCCCCTATGCCAAATAAATTCGTATGGCAGTAGGCATTTTTCCTCCATCAGTCCAATAACCCACTATGCTACGTCATATCTAATACGCAACCATGTGATGCTCGGTGGCGGTATCTGAAATTACAATGTCATTACATCAACAGGATAAACTGTAGCTGTGGGTGAGAGGCATGGCACTTCACTGCACTGTATAATTATATTGGAGAAATTTAAATTAGCCGTTTAATGCGGCTAACAAATAGCCttctatttttgtttttgtaataaaACAAATTGTTGCATACTGGTCATGTATGATGTAGGCCTAGGCTATGCATTGGTAACACAATACAATTAAACTGTAACTTTTTTGCAAAAGTGAGGATCGCTGAAAGTCATCTCAAATTCAATCAATAGACAGGTCACTTATGCGCGCCCTATCAGTGTGACGCGCGTGCAATGTTTGTGATGCCACTCTTAGTCGACAAACGGCACCTTATGATGCAGTTAAATTGAATGTAGTGGGTTCTATATCTGTAACAACATTGCGTGAAGAGGACATGGAAGTTGGCCTTGTTCCATGAAGATTGGTGCGCCAAAATGCACATCTTTCGGACGACCATTCCTTTCCGAAGGTTTTACACCGAGGAATCGGATCTACGGATAATCAAGCCACCTCCTGACGGAGGTTGGGGTTGGGTCATAGTCTTCTCCTCCTTTTTGTACAATGTTCTGGTACTAGGCTTTCACAATTCATTTGGCGTCTACCTTATCAGTCTTCTGAATGAATTTGAGGACACAAGTTCGAAAACAGGCAAGTAGCTTACCGACCATCAACTAAAATAAACCTCACAAAGTTGTTTTGTCATGTCGTTTAATACCTATGTAGGCTTATACAAAAAATGCTTACCCTATTTCTCCCCATAGCCTTGGTTGGCTCCATCAGCTATGGTTTCATCATGATCTGTGGGCCTCTGTCAGGGAAGCTGACAGTCAAGTATGGAGCCAGAGAGATATCTATCATAGGCTCCCTCATCATCATGCTCTCCATTGTCTGCTCCTCCTTCGCACCGTCATTAGGAGTCCTGTTCTTCACCCATGGCTTTCTAACCGGAGTAGGTTCCAGTTTCGCTTTCACCCCAGGTTAGCACTATGAAAGGGAACTGATAAGAAACTGATGATAAATCTCTATTCAGTAGACTATATTGGGCAGCCACAGACAGAAGTACATGACAGATTTGGAGAGAAAACAGATACAAGCCTTTTCGTTCCGAACCTCCATAGATCCATTCTTATGTTCATCTCaccttcctgtcctccatccaCCACCCTCCCGACCCTTCCCTTTCCCAGGTATGATCATGGTGAGCCAGTACTTCACCACCCAGCGCTCCCTGGCCACTGGGATCGTGATGTCAGGGGGGGCCGCGGGGGCTCTGGTCCAGACCCGGCTCCACCAGTACCTCATAGACACCCTGGGCTGGAGGCAGAGTCTCCGGGTGTTTTCTGGTGCCATGTTACTGTGTGTCATCACCGGCTTTACCTACCTGCCACTCAATAAAGGTACTAGGTGCTAAAGGTACTGCAGATATTGACCCCACAGCTTGGCTTGGTTTCATTTAAACCTTAAAGGACTCATGCTCATGTGAAAATATTTATCAATAATTCATGGAACTACAACTACACAGAAATTTCAAAAGACTGCCATTGACTTGATGCCCAAGTATGGATGAAAATTCAGCACATTGAATTTGTACTCCACTACTATTCTGCTACACCAAGGTCACACCAGGAGTGTGGTGGACAATCTGAAGAACTCTCCCCTGAATAAGTTTGTTGTGGACTTGGGACTGTGGAAAGACTCTGTATTCCTCATCTGGGTCCTGGCCAACGGACTGTGTAAATTTGGGTTCTTTATTCCTTATGTCCACTTGGTGAGTGATACAATGTCATCTTCAAAAGTATTACAACTTGGCAAAAAGAAGCAACCTTATTTCAAGGTTATTGTGCAAGGTTGCATTTTAGTGTTGTTAGTGATGTacctgggtttgtgtgtgtgagtgtgtaagcagACACGTTCTTAATGTacctgcgtgtgtatgtgtgtgtgtgtgtgtgtgtgtgtgtgtaggtgaagcATGCAGTACAGCTGGGTATCCCTGTCCACAGCGCCACCAACATCATGTTGTGTCTGGGcttgaccagcatggtcagccGGATCATCTTCGGCAAGATCTGTGACTCAGAGAAAATCAACAGACTCTACTTCAACCAGGCATCAGTCTTCTTTGTTGGTACGGCCCACTGACTGCATTGTTCAGGCATTTGTTGAGTTGTGTGGTGAGACATGTTCTTCAGTGAATTAACCTGCAACAGGATCTTGTCAGTCATTTACATAAATGATCTGTAAACCTGTAAAGTGACCTTTCTACTTCCAGCCAGCAGCATCAGTATGAGTGTATTCTTGTGGCCCCAGGTTTGCTGTACCTGTTGATCCCTGCTCTCCACAACTACGGCTCTCTGGTGGTGTTCGCTCTGCTGCTCGGGGTGGCCGACGCAGGGAACTACATCCTGCTCCCCGTCCTGACCTTCGACCTGATGGGTGCTGAGCGCATGCCCGTGGCATGGGGGTTCATGCTCACTGTCAATGCTGTCAGCTGCCTGGGGCCGCCCTTTGCCGGTACGTTAACAGGGGCTTTTTCGTTGATGGACTCCATGATAACGCCCAAACCAAGAGACAGTGTTTTGTATAGTAATGAAAATTCAAATCAAGTCACTATTTAATTACCAGTACTTTTTAATAAGACAATATTTCATTATGTCCATAGAAAATGCATTACGTTTTAGCATCTCTGTAATGTTAATGTtaatatggggagtcaggtggctgagcgtttagggagtcgggctagtaatctgaaggttaccggttcgattcccggctctgcaaaatgacgttgtgtccttgggcaaggcacttcaccctacttgcctcggggggaatgtccctgtacttactgtaagttgctctggataagagcgtctgctaaatgactaaatgtaaatgtaatattgagTTAACCAGTTTGACATCCCCTCAGGCTGGATGGATGACATCACGGGCAGCTACAACCTGGGCTTCGTGGTTGCCGGATCATTGAACGTGGCGGCGTCCATCGTTCTAGCCTTTATCCCTCTAGCCAAGCACTCCattaggcagacagagaggagcatcATCAACGTCACCATCAACCACTCCACGCAGGAGATCACGCGGTGGGCTGAAAACCTGCCCCCCATTGAGGTAACGTACTGCATCGGATATCTCCACAAGGGCTGTTTGGTACTCAAGTCCCACTTtttggatgggtatagctcagagcATTTGACTACAGATCAACAGGTTGCAGGTTTAAATCCCTTCcagtacgtcgctttggataatagCGCCTGCCATTTGAaactatttattattttgctctgGCACTTGTTGACAAATCTAATTTCAAATCTGAGTGCCTGACTGTTAGATTTAGGTCGTAGCCATCGTCCATCATCTTTAGAATCGGTAACTAATTGATTAATAGTTCCAGTGTCAAATCAATTTGTTTAATCCGTCTGATA
The Osmerus mordax isolate fOsmMor3 chromosome 9, fOsmMor3.pri, whole genome shotgun sequence genome window above contains:
- the LOC136949088 gene encoding monocarboxylate transporter 10-like: MICGPLSGKLTVKYGAREISIIGSLIIMLSIVCSSFAPSLGVLFFTHGFLTGVGSSFAFTPGMIMVSQYFTTQRSLATGIVMSGGAAGALVQTRLHQYLIDTLGWRQSLRVFSGAMLLCVITGFTYLPLNKGHTRSVVDNLKNSPLNKFVVDLGLWKDSVFLIWVLANGLCKFGFFIPYVHLVKHAVQLGIPVHSATNIMLCLGLTSMVSRIIFGKICDSEKINRLYFNQASVFFVGLLYLLIPALHNYGSLVVFALLLGVADAGNYILLPVLTFDLMGAERMPVAWGFMLTVNAVSCLGPPFAGWMDDITGSYNLGFVVAGSLNVAASIVLAFIPLAKHSIRQTERSIINVTINHSTQEITRWAENLPPIEVTYCIGYLHKGCLEVPVVSKYVSYTRTMFRSPDLFESQPEAYRGEEVVGEATGKAAVPSPEETRL